In Miniphocaeibacter halophilus, the following proteins share a genomic window:
- a CDS encoding lysoplasmalogenase, with amino-acid sequence MKYFVSVFSIIYIITLIYLLWVSKKRKDIYLKVKTLTSSLFIFNCCMSFYFGGGNFNIVFLLLILGLVFCLIGDVFLGFNKNRVLVNVKFFKAGVISFSLAHILFCIIFYSIIGFFWFDLILPVILVLIALFCEKRNLVRLKKLKKIVNIYAVIIGVMATKAIEVAMLGNLIKPHGVLLTVGAGLFLFSDIVLFFVYFGTKKKHWLSLVNLFMYYMGCYFLGLTAYYL; translated from the coding sequence ATGAAATATTTTGTTTCTGTTTTTTCTATAATTTATATTATTACATTAATATATTTATTATGGGTTTCAAAAAAAAGAAAAGATATTTATTTGAAAGTAAAAACTTTAACAAGTTCTTTATTTATTTTTAATTGTTGTATGTCTTTTTATTTTGGTGGCGGAAATTTTAATATAGTATTTTTACTGCTTATTCTAGGTCTTGTTTTTTGCTTAATCGGTGATGTTTTTTTAGGATTTAATAAAAATAGGGTTTTAGTCAATGTGAAATTTTTCAAGGCGGGAGTTATAAGTTTTTCTCTAGCACATATTCTATTTTGTATTATTTTTTATTCTATTATAGGATTTTTTTGGTTTGATTTAATCCTTCCTGTTATTTTGGTTCTAATAGCTTTATTTTGCGAAAAAAGAAATTTAGTAAGGCTAAAGAAATTAAAAAAAATTGTAAATATATATGCAGTGATTATTGGTGTTATGGCTACAAAGGCCATAGAAGTGGCTATGTTGGGGAATTTAATTAAACCTCATGGAGTATTGCTTACAGTAGGGGCTGGATTGTTTCTATTTTCAGATATAGTCTTGTTTTTTGTCTACTTTGGAACAAAGAAAAAACATTGGTTAAGTTTAGTTAACTTATTTATGTATTATATGGGATGTTATTTTCTAGGACTTACAGCATATTATTTATAA
- a CDS encoding MATE family efflux transporter — protein sequence MKKNILKKNFFKYVLPSMLAFAFSGLYSVVDGLFIGRSIGDFGLAAVNFAYPLTVLIQGIGTGLGIGGAVGISIARGRRESEEEHKFLGNTIVLLLIACFTLTTVLFIFSAPLLRIFGAKDTTYIYAVEYIRVIILGATFQILANGLTPIIRNYGKAFLAMVSMILGFITNIVLDWLFIVKLGYGMKGAALATIIGQFVTMIPCLLFVIAKVKLMLPYHFRLLKKYIVNIVQTGLSPFGSAMAPYIVILIMNKYAFNYGGDEAVAAYAIVSYVMSFIQLLLQGIGDGSQPLMSYYYGNKEEKNVLKVRNLAYKFSATVAAVCVLAIVLLRKQIPVIFGASSKALPITVQILPIFALSFLLLAFLRITTSYFYATKNNGFSYILIYGEPVISFILLIFVLPRIFGLNGVWFTIPSTHLLLVISGFFLLLKEKSKQAKKAILSH from the coding sequence TTGAAGAAAAACATATTGAAGAAAAACTTTTTTAAATACGTACTCCCATCTATGCTAGCATTTGCCTTTTCTGGTCTTTATTCAGTAGTAGATGGTTTATTTATAGGCAGAAGTATTGGTGATTTTGGACTTGCTGCCGTTAATTTTGCTTATCCCTTAACCGTTCTTATTCAAGGAATTGGAACAGGTTTAGGAATTGGTGGTGCTGTTGGGATTTCCATTGCAAGGGGAAGAAGAGAAAGTGAAGAAGAACATAAATTCCTAGGTAACACCATAGTTTTATTATTAATAGCTTGTTTTACTTTAACAACTGTTCTTTTTATTTTTTCAGCTCCTCTTTTAAGAATATTTGGAGCAAAAGACACCACTTATATATACGCTGTTGAATATATAAGAGTAATAATTTTAGGAGCTACTTTCCAAATTTTAGCAAATGGACTAACTCCAATTATTAGAAATTATGGCAAAGCTTTCCTAGCCATGGTGAGTATGATTCTAGGATTTATAACAAATATTGTTTTAGACTGGTTATTTATTGTAAAACTTGGTTATGGAATGAAGGGTGCTGCCTTAGCTACTATTATTGGACAATTTGTTACTATGATTCCTTGCTTGCTATTTGTTATAGCAAAAGTAAAACTAATGTTACCATATCATTTCAGATTGTTGAAAAAATATATAGTAAATATTGTTCAAACAGGACTTTCACCTTTTGGCTCTGCAATGGCACCATATATAGTAATATTAATTATGAATAAATATGCCTTTAATTACGGTGGAGACGAAGCTGTTGCAGCCTATGCAATTGTAAGTTATGTAATGTCATTTATACAATTATTACTACAAGGAATTGGTGATGGTTCTCAACCATTAATGAGTTACTACTACGGAAATAAGGAAGAGAAAAATGTATTAAAAGTAAGAAACCTAGCATATAAGTTCTCAGCTACTGTTGCAGCAGTATGTGTTTTAGCAATAGTATTGTTAAGGAAACAAATACCGGTTATTTTTGGTGCATCTAGTAAAGCATTACCAATAACTGTACAAATATTACCAATATTTGCCTTAAGTTTTTTATTACTAGCATTTTTAAGAATTACAACTTCATATTTCTATGCAACTAAAAATAATGGCTTTTCATATATTTTAATTTATGGAGAACCGGTTATATCCTTTATTCTATTAATATTTGTATTACCTAGAATTTTCGGATTAAATGGAGTATGGTTTACAATACCTTCCACTCATTTACTTTTAGTTATTAGCGGATTTTTCCTGCTGTTAAAGGAAAAAAGTAAACAAGCAAAAAAAGCAATATTAAGTCATTAA
- a CDS encoding Dps family protein: protein MKKLNVYLSNLNIEITKVHNLHWNIAGNGFINIHNFTEEFYDDLFEKFDEIAELIKMRKEFPLASVKDYLENATIEEIESRDYKKDEVLNILLKDINILRDLAVEIRQEADEKGDFVLVSVLEDHISGYDKNIWMISAMLK, encoded by the coding sequence ATGAAAAAATTAAATGTTTATTTATCAAATTTAAATATCGAAATAACAAAGGTTCACAATTTACACTGGAATATAGCCGGAAATGGCTTTATTAATATCCATAATTTTACAGAAGAATTTTATGATGATTTATTTGAAAAATTCGATGAAATTGCTGAACTTATTAAAATGAGAAAGGAATTTCCTTTAGCTTCTGTTAAGGATTATTTAGAAAATGCTACTATTGAAGAAATAGAATCTAGGGACTATAAAAAAGATGAAGTTTTAAATATACTTCTTAAAGATATTAATATTCTTAGAGATTTAGCTGTAGAAATAAGACAAGAAGCTGATGAAAAAGGCGATTTTGTTTTAGTAAGTGTACTAGAAGATCATATTTCAGGATATGACAAAAATATTTGGATGATTTCAGCTATGTTGAAATAA
- a CDS encoding Tex family protein: MNINLKIAELLKVKEKQVEDTIKLIDEGNTIPFISRYRKEVTGNLSDTELRQLEEHLTYLRSLEQRKEDVIRLIDEQGKLTEELKKEIVNAEKIQEVEDLYLPYKQKKRTRATVAKEKGLEPLADLIMSLEAKNNDIEEMAESLVDEEKEVATLEDALKGAMDIIAERISETKEFRDIVRDEAHKNGGLISTKAPDKEDSTYDMYYDFAERIKHLKPHRILAMFRGEKEGILKLKYDFNDEENIENILFKLCMNDEYVGYKYLEEALRDGYKRLLLPSIETEIKNELKEMADKESIEVFAGNLKPYLMQPPIKDSVVIGLDPGYRTGCKVAVISEHGKVLDYSTIYPTKPREDIKGSKKVLTEFINKYNVNLIAIGNGTASRETESMVAELIEELGKKDLFYTIVNEAGASIYSASKLGDEEFPDLDVTIRGAISIARRIQDPLAELVKIDPQHIGVGQYQHDVNQKELKQTLGNVVEDCVNSVGVNVNTASPALLNYVSGISKSVAKNIVAYKEENGPFKNRAELNKVKGLGPKAFVQCAGFLRIPESENILDNTGVHPESYEIAEKLLGQDLKKIQISRVSKELEVGVPTLVDIVNELKKPGRDPRDEMPKPILRSDVLSIDDLEEGMILKGTVRNVVDFGAFVDIGIKNDGLVHISEMSEKFIKHPKDLVKVSDIVEVKIIGIDKDKGKVALSMKI, translated from the coding sequence TTGAATATCAACTTAAAAATCGCAGAATTATTAAAAGTAAAAGAAAAACAAGTAGAAGATACAATTAAATTAATTGATGAAGGAAATACTATTCCCTTTATTTCAAGATACAGAAAAGAAGTAACAGGAAATTTATCGGACACAGAACTTCGTCAATTAGAAGAACATCTTACATATTTAAGGTCTTTAGAGCAAAGAAAAGAAGATGTAATCCGTTTAATAGATGAACAGGGAAAATTAACGGAAGAATTAAAAAAAGAAATTGTAAATGCTGAAAAAATACAGGAAGTAGAGGACCTTTACCTACCTTACAAGCAAAAGAAAAGAACAAGGGCTACTGTTGCAAAGGAAAAGGGATTAGAACCATTAGCTGATTTAATTATGTCATTAGAAGCAAAAAATAATGATATTGAAGAAATGGCTGAGTCTTTAGTAGATGAAGAAAAAGAAGTAGCTACATTAGAAGATGCATTAAAAGGTGCAATGGATATAATTGCAGAAAGAATATCCGAAACAAAGGAATTCAGAGATATTGTAAGAGATGAGGCCCATAAAAACGGTGGACTAATATCAACAAAAGCACCGGATAAAGAAGATTCTACATATGATATGTATTATGATTTTGCTGAAAGAATAAAACATTTAAAACCTCATAGAATACTAGCCATGTTTAGGGGAGAAAAAGAAGGTATTTTAAAATTAAAATACGATTTTAACGATGAAGAAAATATAGAAAATATTTTATTTAAACTTTGTATGAATGATGAGTATGTAGGTTATAAATATTTAGAGGAAGCATTAAGGGACGGCTATAAAAGGCTATTACTTCCATCAATAGAAACGGAAATAAAAAACGAATTAAAGGAAATGGCAGATAAGGAATCAATAGAGGTTTTTGCCGGTAATTTAAAACCCTATTTAATGCAGCCACCAATAAAGGATTCCGTAGTAATAGGACTTGACCCAGGCTATAGGACAGGTTGTAAAGTCGCAGTTATATCTGAACATGGTAAAGTCTTGGATTATTCTACAATATATCCTACAAAGCCTAGAGAGGACATTAAAGGATCCAAAAAAGTATTAACTGAATTTATTAATAAGTACAATGTAAATTTAATAGCAATTGGAAACGGAACTGCTTCTAGGGAAACAGAGAGCATGGTAGCTGAATTAATAGAGGAATTAGGGAAGAAAGACCTTTTTTATACAATAGTCAATGAGGCAGGAGCATCAATTTACTCTGCATCAAAACTTGGAGACGAGGAGTTTCCGGACCTAGATGTAACAATAAGGGGAGCTATTTCCATAGCAAGAAGAATACAGGACCCATTGGCAGAGCTTGTAAAAATTGACCCTCAACATATAGGCGTTGGCCAGTACCAACATGATGTTAACCAAAAGGAATTAAAGCAAACCTTAGGTAATGTAGTAGAGGACTGTGTAAACTCTGTAGGTGTAAATGTTAATACAGCATCACCTGCATTATTAAACTATGTGTCAGGTATAAGTAAATCTGTAGCTAAAAATATTGTAGCCTATAAAGAAGAAAATGGCCCGTTTAAAAATAGAGCAGAATTAAATAAAGTAAAAGGATTGGGACCAAAGGCCTTTGTCCAATGTGCAGGATTTTTAAGAATACCGGAATCTGAAAATATATTGGATAATACCGGAGTTCATCCTGAAAGTTATGAAATAGCAGAAAAATTATTGGGACAGGATTTGAAAAAAATTCAAATCAGTAGGGTTTCTAAGGAATTAGAAGTTGGAGTTCCAACCTTAGTTGACATAGTAAATGAATTAAAGAAACCTGGCCGTGACCCAAGGGATGAAATGCCAAAACCAATACTTCGTTCCGATGTACTATCTATAGACGACTTAGAAGAAGGGATGATTTTAAAGGGAACAGTAAGAAATGTTGTTGACTTTGGTGCCTTTGTAGATATAGGAATAAAAAATGATGGACTTGTTCATATATCTGAAATGTCTGAAAAATTTATAAAACACCCTAAGGATTTAGTAAAGGTTTCAGATATAGTAGAAGTGAAAATAATTGGAATAGATAAGGATAAGGGAAAAGTTGCCCTTAGTATGAAAATATAA
- a CDS encoding helix-turn-helix transcriptional regulator: MLITRLKEYRLAKNMSQQELADLVNVRRETILRLEGGKYNPSLKLAMDIAKVLDCRVEDLFEFT, from the coding sequence ATGCTTATAACAAGATTAAAAGAGTATAGATTAGCTAAAAATATGTCCCAACAGGAATTAGCAGACTTGGTAAATGTTAGAAGGGAAACTATTTTAAGGCTTGAAGGAGGAAAGTATAATCCGTCATTAAAACTAGCAATGGATATTGCAAAAGTTCTAGATTGTAGGGTAGAAGATTTATTTGAATTTACATAA
- the prfB gene encoding peptide chain release factor 2 (programmed frameshift), with the protein MDLYAVHEEISYLEETLKELGDSLDLPKLKEDIKALEEKTMEEGFWDDSNKAQNLFDDLKVKKEKAEKFYKIQEELEEVEVLLEMVKEEDTTAYDKEIENTLKKIEKVLEDFKIETMLSGEYDKNNAIFSINSGAGGTEAQDWTEMLLRMYTRWMDDHGFSHEITDYNRDTEGGIKSVTMLVKGYNAYGYLKSEKGVHRLVRISPFDTNKKRHTSFASVDVYPVIEDTDKIEIDPHDLRIDTYRASGAGGQHVNTTDSAVRITHIPTGVTVQCQSERSQISNRETAMSMLKARLIAIKEEENREKIEDIQGKYNKIAWGSQIRSYVFNPYTLVKDHRTNYEVGNIERVMDGDIDDFINEYLKLNAIKQKDK; encoded by the exons ATGGACTTATATGCAGTACATGAAGAAATTTCTTATTTAGAAGAAACATTAAAGGAGTTAGGTGATTCACTT GACTTGCCTAAACTTAAAGAAGATATAAAAGCCTTAGAAGAAAAAACCATGGAAGAAGGATTTTGGGACGATAGTAATAAGGCCCAAAATCTTTTTGACGACCTAAAGGTTAAAAAAGAAAAGGCGGAAAAATTTTATAAAATTCAAGAGGAATTAGAAGAAGTTGAAGTTCTTCTTGAAATGGTAAAAGAGGAAGACACAACAGCATATGATAAGGAAATTGAAAATACTTTGAAAAAAATAGAAAAAGTATTGGAAGATTTTAAAATAGAAACTATGCTTAGTGGGGAATACGATAAAAATAATGCAATATTTTCAATTAATTCAGGAGCTGGTGGAACTGAAGCCCAAGACTGGACGGAAATGCTTTTAAGGATGTATACCAGGTGGATGGATGACCATGGTTTTTCCCATGAAATAACGGACTATAACCGTGATACAGAAGGTGGAATAAAATCCGTAACAATGCTTGTTAAGGGGTATAATGCCTATGGTTATTTAAAATCTGAAAAGGGAGTTCATAGACTTGTTAGAATATCGCCTTTTGATACAAATAAAAAAAGACATACTTCCTTTGCCAGTGTAGATGTTTATCCGGTAATTGAAGATACGGATAAAATTGAAATAGATCCACATGATTTAAGAATAGATACCTATAGGGCAAGTGGAGCCGGTGGACAACATGTTAATACAACGGATTCAGCCGTTAGAATAACACATATTCCAACAGGTGTAACAGTTCAGTGTCAGTCGGAAAGAAGTCAAATAAGCAATAGGGAAACTGCTATGTCAATGTTAAAGGCAAGACTTATTGCAATAAAAGAAGAAGAAAATCGTGAAAAAATTGAAGATATACAAGGTAAGTATAATAAAATTGCTTGGGGCTCCCAAATTCGTTCCTATGTTTTTAATCCTTATACATTAGTAAAAGATCATAGAACTAATTATGAAGTTGGAAATATAGAACGGGTTATGGATGGGGATATTGATGATTTTATTAACGAATATTTAAAGCTTAATGCTATAAAGCAAAAAGATAAATAG
- a CDS encoding DUF3796 domain-containing protein, which produces MKKIVEKYIKYMWVFGFFGLIGLIPKYNSSPNYFFFSFFAFFSIPLIRKIDMQKPDERLIENILKAKNILLGYLIFGLFLVLLLLDRNISKTIPLVVGIFIWVSMFFLYPLIFFKLDND; this is translated from the coding sequence ATGAAAAAAATTGTAGAAAAATATATTAAATATATGTGGGTATTTGGTTTTTTTGGGTTAATTGGATTAATTCCTAAATATAATAGTAGTCCAAATTATTTTTTCTTTAGTTTTTTTGCCTTTTTCTCCATTCCACTTATAAGAAAGATAGATATGCAAAAGCCGGATGAAAGGTTAATAGAGAATATTTTAAAAGCAAAGAATATATTGCTGGGTTATTTGATTTTTGGATTATTTTTAGTATTGTTGCTATTAGATAGAAATATATCTAAAACTATACCATTGGTAGTTGGAATATTTATATGGGTGTCTATGTTTTTCCTATATCCTTTAATATTTTTCAAATTGGATAATGATTAA
- a CDS encoding NAD(P)-dependent oxidoreductase, which translates to MKITILEPLSVEDSKLKQMAKYITNEGHELEIYNTIAKDDEEAKERVKDTDILIIANSLLSGEVIRTAKNLKMISVAFTGYDHVDLEACRERNILVSNAAGYSTTSVAELAYGLIIGLYRNILPMDKATRDGRTKAGYRYRDLYKKTIGVVGTGAIGKHVANIALAFGCKVVAYDKDENNSLKFSGVKYLDLEELLKVSDIVTVHLPLLESTRKLFGRKEFELMKDDAIFINTARGPIVDNDALADALNENIIGGAGIDVFDIEPPLKGEEKLLKAKNTIVTPHIAFFTEEAMVRRAEITFDNVYSWINKKPKNIVSS; encoded by the coding sequence ATGAAAATAACAATTTTAGAACCGCTATCAGTTGAAGATAGTAAATTAAAACAAATGGCAAAATATATTACTAACGAGGGACATGAGTTAGAAATATATAATACTATTGCTAAAGATGATGAGGAAGCTAAGGAAAGAGTTAAGGACACAGACATTTTAATTATTGCGAATTCTCTTCTTTCCGGAGAGGTTATAAGAACTGCTAAAAATTTAAAAATGATATCTGTTGCCTTTACAGGTTATGACCATGTAGATTTGGAAGCTTGCAGGGAAAGAAATATTTTAGTTTCAAATGCTGCCGGATATAGTACTACATCTGTTGCTGAATTAGCCTATGGTTTAATTATAGGTTTATATCGTAATATTTTACCTATGGATAAGGCTACAAGGGATGGAAGGACCAAAGCAGGTTACAGATACAGGGATTTGTATAAAAAAACAATAGGTGTGGTGGGAACAGGAGCTATTGGAAAACATGTTGCAAATATCGCCTTGGCCTTTGGCTGTAAGGTTGTAGCTTATGATAAGGATGAAAATAATAGCTTGAAGTTTTCCGGTGTAAAATACCTAGACTTAGAAGAATTATTAAAAGTTTCCGATATTGTTACAGTGCATTTACCATTATTAGAAAGTACTAGAAAATTATTTGGTAGAAAAGAATTTGAATTGATGAAAGATGACGCTATATTTATTAATACTGCTAGAGGCCCAATTGTCGATAATGATGCATTGGCAGATGCATTAAATGAAAATATTATTGGAGGGGCAGGAATTGATGTTTTTGACATTGAACCTCCTTTAAAGGGAGAAGAGAAGTTATTAAAGGCTAAAAACACAATAGTAACCCCACACATTGCTTTCTTTACAGAAGAAGCAATGGTAAGAAGGGCTGAAATTACCTTTGACAATGTATATTCATGGATTAATAAAAAGCCTAAAAATATTGTAAGCAGTTAA
- a CDS encoding glycosyltransferase, protein METLLNILTNSFFAYILNGTIVVILLCLAFRTNYIKNWSNNNLLSSIVEKNSYKEELPIVVLIPNRNEKRIGDTLKSVIKQTRKPKHVVIVFNNMTDNGFSEKITKKMLEISDLNYTLLFMENNPNLKSGALNFGYSWIKENLRGKDYKYICQMDSDTELDEKFLEYTYSGLENNPSVAAISSSFVGNPKLIKKSNILYWMQHFEYIKYHNSSVTKEINVISGTGNLLRIKALEEVSKEFNAVWDNSSQVEDYSLTLNLKKLGWKTRKSTECVVYTDLMPTVKDLINQRLRWQRGTFDELFKRGFTKATYVDYLKEIRFLLMTFFELSIYLILLYGFINGLRKYNLIFMIFPLVIISIYNLYYAKSLPFKIRLLILGIFPLICYNALRLFWWFTSLFTFKKIKWNE, encoded by the coding sequence TTGGAAACTTTATTAAACATATTAACAAATAGTTTTTTTGCCTATATACTCAATGGCACAATAGTTGTTATTTTATTATGTTTAGCTTTTCGTACAAACTATATAAAGAATTGGAGTAATAATAATTTACTATCTTCAATAGTTGAGAAAAATTCTTATAAGGAAGAACTACCAATAGTTGTCTTAATACCTAATAGAAATGAAAAACGTATTGGAGATACTTTGAAATCCGTTATAAAACAGACAAGAAAGCCTAAACATGTAGTAATCGTCTTTAATAATATGACAGATAATGGATTTTCTGAAAAAATAACTAAAAAAATGCTGGAAATAAGCGATTTAAATTATACTTTATTATTTATGGAGAATAATCCTAATTTAAAATCAGGAGCATTAAATTTTGGATATTCATGGATTAAAGAAAATCTTAGAGGAAAGGATTATAAATATATTTGTCAAATGGATTCAGATACAGAATTAGATGAAAAATTTTTAGAATATACCTATAGTGGATTGGAAAACAACCCTTCAGTAGCCGCTATAAGTTCTAGTTTTGTTGGAAATCCTAAACTTATAAAAAAATCAAATATACTTTATTGGATGCAACATTTTGAGTATATAAAATATCATAATTCTAGTGTAACTAAGGAAATCAATGTAATTTCCGGTACAGGAAATCTTTTAAGAATAAAAGCATTAGAGGAAGTCAGTAAAGAATTTAATGCTGTTTGGGATAATAGTTCACAGGTAGAGGATTATTCCTTGACCTTAAATTTAAAGAAGTTAGGTTGGAAAACTAGAAAATCCACAGAATGTGTAGTTTATACTGATTTAATGCCTACGGTTAAAGATCTTATAAATCAAAGGTTACGTTGGCAAAGAGGTACATTTGACGAACTCTTTAAAAGAGGTTTTACTAAGGCAACCTATGTAGATTATTTAAAGGAAATCAGATTTTTACTTATGACCTTTTTTGAATTAAGTATTTACTTGATTTTACTATATGGTTTTATTAACGGTTTAAGAAAATATAATCTTATTTTTATGATTTTTCCTCTAGTAATTATAAGTATATACAATTTGTATTATGCTAAAAGTTTACCTTTTAAAATTAGATTGTTGATTTTAGGGATTTTTCCACTGATTTGTTATAATGCTTTAAGGTTATTTTGGTGGTTTACATCTTTATTTACCTTTAAAAAAATAAAATGGAATGAATAA